From Alligator mississippiensis isolate rAllMis1 chromosome 1, rAllMis1, whole genome shotgun sequence:
ACAGCTATTAAAGTATTCCAACATGCCTACATTTtagatgccagagcatggcagccAAAATATGGCATCAAATGtaatgaaatagtttgaaaacCTGTTTTGAATTTGACATTTTATTGCTGCACTCATTGTGTAGCCACCCTCACCTCTGGCATCTACATGCTGGATAAGAACCCTGGGCTCATATCCAAACCTAAACAAATCTCTAGCAaaccataaaaataaaagcaagacCTGGCAGGGACTTAATTGTTCAGGGCTGAGCTTTGGGGCGATTTTTAAACGTAAGCATTGGAGTGCTATTGAACTTCCATTGTATGAGGTCCAAATGCATGCCCAAAGCAAGTCAGACCTATTTACTTCTAGACCTAGAAGCTGACACTGTCACAACACCTTGCGATTCAACGCCTTGGTAGTTGAGTACCCAGCTGGAGACATCTTAAAAGTGACCTAGCTGGTAAGTGCTCAGTCCTTCCTGGAAAGCAACCCCCTTTCAAGGATCTCAAACCACGCAGCCACAGGGTGAGGTACCCTAACTACACTTTTCAAAGGTTggatcaaaatattttgttacaTTTGATTAATAATCCTTATAATCACTGCAACCTCCTCCTGTCTTGTCTTCCCAACATGCATGTTGTTTCACTTGTCCaggggtcatagaatcatagaaaatgagggttgaagggagctcaggaggtcacatctagtccaacccctgctccaagcgggaccaaccccaactagataaCCCCAGCTGAGGCTtcgtctagccaggtcttaaaaacctccaaggatggagagtctaccacctctctgaggaacctgtttcagtgctttactaaacactggaacaggttctgCAGGGACTGAAGAAGTGCGGAAGTTATAAATGCTGTGAAGGTCAGAAACAAGCTAAACAAACAAAGAGTACATTaaaagggtgtttcagaaagtcatggtaattttaaaataaaaccattttaaacACAATGATAATTTAGTGgaccacatccacagagccctAAACGATGGGCGTGTTTGACAGTGCTCCCATCAGTGTTCCCCGTTGCTGTGCAGTTTCCCACTCATTGCACATAAAATGGTTTCAAAATTGCCATAACTCTCCAAAACACCCTTGGTCCTTTCAATCCAAAATTCTTTTTGCTAGTACCTGCACCTCTGCTAGGTAATACATGCTTTGCAGAAATGAATGCTCAGTAAAGATTCAACATTGAGCTTCATTTGAGGTAGAGGCAGGAAAAGAATACCCAAAGTACAAATTTGAGatcctccagaagtcatctagggAAGGCcacacttatttttaaaaaccttacAAATATCAGGAAAACTATCTCTGTTTTTAAAAGTGTTAACTTCTATAAACCcaaaggctgcatccacacaagtgtggatgtttgattccctggggacaactaccagtaggacaccttgtgccactgctagttgtccccatgGAATGCCTGCGCCACGCACTTCATGCGGCAGGTTATCCCAGGTGGCGTAGGGGATCCTTTCCTAGGATCCTGGGCGCCTCCAGGGGCTGAAGCAGCAGTGATCCTGTTcctcggagcctggccagcagctggagtgcgGCTCCAGCTCGTcaagctctggttttgagcaatGTATGTTGCCCCCACATGCACCACTCCATTTTTTTGACCCCCAGATATCCAGGGAtcaatcccccccacccaccccttgctgctaccttgcagcacagagaacagctgaatgtttCATAGTaggttgggtcagaagggacctgagcagatcatcaagtccaaccccctgccatggcagcaaagagtactggggtcaaatgaccccagcaaggtgttcgtctaacctcctcttaaagaccccagggttggagccagcaccacttcgcttggaagttggttccagatcctagccgccctgacagcgaagtcgcgcctcctgatgtctagtctgaatctaccccctgccagcttgtgactgttatttctagtcactcctggtagtgctcgggggaacagggactcccccaatgcctgctggtcccctctgactagttagtaaatggccactagatcccccctcagccttctcttgtggaggctgaacaggttcaggtcctgtcgcctctccttgtagggcctgccctgctgccccctgaccatgcgggtgtccctcctctggaccctctccatgctgaccacatccctcctgaagtgcgacgcccagaactggacgaaGTACTCCACCTGCgccctgaccagtgtcgcatagagggggaggatcacctccctggacctgctcgagatgcatctgtgggtgcacaacaaggtgtggttggccttcctgaccgcgtccccacactgtcggcccacgttcattgtggcatcaatgatgactccaagatccttttctgcctctgcactgacgagaagggagttccccagcctgtaggtgtgctgctggttcttcctccccaggtgcagcaccttgaacttgttagtgttgaaacccatcctgttctcatccgcccacccctggaacctgtccaggtctgattgcagcctgtccctgccttctagagtgcccacttccccccacatcttcaTGTCgcctgcaaatttgaacagggtgctttttaccccctcatccaagtcactgatgaagatgttgaacagtgcaggcccgaggaccaagcccttcatagtttcatagcagttaggggtcagaagggacctaaatagatcatctagtctgaccccctgccactggccggagcacatgctgggatcacacaaccccagacaggtgttcatccaacctctttttgaatttacccaaggtaggagcgaggaccacttccttaggaagttggttccagatcctagccaccctaacagtgaaatagtgcctcctactctctaacctgaacctaatctccagcagcttctggccattgttcctcatcaccccaggagctgctggggggaatagggcccttcctatttgctgctaatctcccctaacgagtttgtaggcagccaccaaatcccccctcagcctccatttgctgagactgaacaggttcaggtccctcagcctctcctcgtagggcctgccctgttgccctccaaccaagcgggtggcctcctctgaaccccctcaaggcaggccacatccttcttaaagtgcagtgcacaggactggatgcagtactccaattgaggccggaccaaagtcgcgtagagggggagtatcacctctctgaaccggcttgagatgcatctttagaTGCACGAccaggtgcagttggctttgctggctgtggtctggcattggcagctcatattCTTCTTGAAgtaaataatgactccaagatccctttccgcctctgtgctctcaagggggaACTTCCCAGCTTGTATGTgtgctgggggaccccactgctcacatccctccaagtcgaaaatgacctgtccaccagcactctctgggtgcggccctccagccaactagcgacccacttgactgtgtaagtgtcaacgccacagtctcctagttttttaatgagaatggggtgagagacagtgtcgaaggccttcctgaagtccagaaagactacgtccactgctactcctgcgtctaaggattttgtgacctggtcgtagaaggccaccaggttggtctggcaggacctgcctctaatgaacccatgttggttgcctctaagtatgatctcccctgctggcccctcgcggacatgcgccaggataattctctcaaaaagcttacccaggatcgaggtaagactgactggcctatagtttcctgggtcctccttcctccctttttggaaaatgggaaccacattggcccttttccagtcctctggcaccacgccagagcacaatgagtgctcgtaaagccgtgccaggggtcctgcaatgacctctgctaattccctcagcaccctggggtgcagatcgccaggacctgctgatttaaatacgtccagtccctccagaagttccctgactagatcctcactgaccctaggcctgggtgcgcctcccctggaaCCTACGGAGGGTcccgggaggagggggggggacccggtccctgctcagaaaaatggagggaaaGAAATTGTTAAACAGGTTAGTGttgctgtctggtgtgacgaccagatttcctagcgtgtcctgcagaggccccacattatgtgtggtatgtggtactgcagatatgtctgcagtgctgcacactGCGTGGCCACGACCAAAAAGGGTAAAAATCCAGCTTTACATAGCATCTTTTCTAGCAAGTTTTCCTCTCAGCTAACCTATACTGAATTATTCATTGTGACGTAGCAGTTGTGACacagagaacaaaacaaaaagaacattTTCTCACCCAAATCAGCACAGCCCAAACCTATATTTCAAGGATTTGTTTcaatgctgccctgccctgcgacATCAAAACTTCACTGAACAAGATCTCTCCAATTAATGTCTGAAGTCCCAGAAGTGGATCTGTAAAGGATCTGTCTTTGATAAAGTTCTCAAATATGCTTTGGTGAGGCACCACATGGTTCCCTGTACCTAAATATGCATTACTGCATCCCTGCCGAACAAGGCCAGCAAACATCCTTGTCACTAGGACGCGTCTGTGTGTGTACTTACCACGTCCCCTGGAGTCAGGGGCTTTGAGGAACCAGATGGACTGGCAAGGGTGCAGTTgattttctgcagaggtgcttcTACTTCACAGACAGCGTCCTTTTGGCTTATACTCGTCACTCCTTCCTGATCATCCTTCTGGAGCCCAGATGCATGTTTCGATTCCTTGCTGGCCTCATCAATTTTGTTTTCATCAGTTGAGCAAACCTTTGCATTTGCCAACAACCCGGCCTGATCATCCTCTGCAGCAGATCTGgagagaggctgaagagatctggGGGCTGAAGGAAGCTTTTTAGGACCAGAGTGGGATTTCCTCCCAGTGGAAAAGAATGCAGCTCCCATCTGGAGTTTCAACATCGGTTTTACTTTCATGCTTAACACTCTGAACGGATCCTCTGTTTTCTTTTCCACAAGGCCATTAGTACTCTTCTTTTCCACCTCAGATTTCACAGGGACTGTATCCAGCTTGGCTTTCTTAGAGGTCTTTGCTACAGCCTTGGGGTGCCTGGATGCTTTTGAGCTTGTATTCCTAACCCGCTTCACATTTACCTGTACTTTCTCCGTCTTGTTGGCAGTGGGGAGATTTCCATCATTGTTTCTTTGACTGAAAGGCCGAATTTCTTTCACCAGCTTTCTCTCCAGTGGAGTGAGGTACCATTTTTCTTTGCTGTAGAAGGATGCAGCAGGCAAAACAGACTTGTACGTGGAACCAGATTTGGGGGACACTTTACTTGGGAACTCCCAACATGCTGCCTTTGGGACACTGGCTGTCTGAAGCGGGGAATTCTCCAAGTCCCTTGATGATGATGATTTCAGGGGCAAAGTCTGGTTTTCTTTATCCTCATCCCTGGATGTacggggattttttttctgagaagcaaAACTATGATCCGTAGATGACTTTGCTGGCGACAAGCCCTCACCGAAGTCCCTCATCAGTTTTTTCACTGGAGCCATGAGAGCCAAGAGTGCActatgaaaaataaatcaaattaagTTAAATGTTTCTCTGTCTTACATATTGGAGAATTCTTCTATCAATCATGGTTCTTCAATTCTTTCAAAAATAGTTTCCTCTTTTGGGAAATACCTACACAAACTATTTTGGTTCTTTGATTAAATCTCACTCCAAGCCTCTCAACAACACAGAGCTATCTGCTACCTTCTGTCGATGTAGTTCCCATAAACTGTACTGAGAGTTACCCATATGAACAAACGACAATATAGAGTTTAGCATTTTTCTCCTTACATTTTTTTGTCTCCACGCAAACTAGAATTTTCTTTTACTGCCTAAGTTTCTTAGAGCACAAAGCAACATAACTGCCATTGCATATCCTTGTTCATCATTAGCACCATGCATCTTGTCAGAAGATTTCCAGGAATAACACTTAATATTCCCTTTCGTTGATCAGGAGTAAATAGTATTTACAAGTTTGCTGATTTTAGTTGTTTGCTGTTTTTCTTACTTCGGAAATGAACACAAACTTTCCAATATTTTTGTATGACAGTGTTGGACACAGTTTCCCTCTGCTTCCTCAAGACATCCACACAGCAGTGAGTTACAAATATGCAGGAAGTCTGCCATCCCCAGCTACTTTCAAACTCATTTTTTCAATGGTCAATGTCTCTTGTATTaaaagacaatgaaaatggttgggaggctggagcacatgacatgaggagagggtgagggaactgggctgactgagtctgcagaagagaagaccgagggggattgaatagcagccttcacctccctgcagggggggctgcaaagaggatggagctgggctgctctcagtgggggcagatgatgaacaaggagcaatgggctcaagctgcagcaagaaaagtttaggTCCAATATTTGGAAAacctctcacgaggagggtagtaaagcactggaacaggctccccagagaggtggtaagatcatcatccttggaggtgttgaagccctggctagacaaagccttggctgggatgatgtagctggggctgaaAAAAGAATTATAGGCAAAAAAACCCTCTGGATATCAGGCTCTTAAAAAAATGATTTCTGGGTTCCCCCTCTCCTCAGTTTCTAAGCTCTTGCTTAAAACCAATGTTTATGTTATTGGCTCTCTTTAGAACTGCAACCGCCTCTCCATGTTTGTAACTGCCACGTAAAAAAGTTACCACTATACACAAGCCACTTGCAAGCAAAATAAAGTATTCCTTCAATCTGTAATTAACCCATAAACTTGGATCAACAGAATATTGGGTGACTAATTTTCTATCCTAATTTGTAGGTTTACATTATATTACAAATGTAGCAGGATTTACAGCTTGAGGTTCTCTTTATCCTTTAAATAAAAGCTGTCAAGCTGTTCAGTACACTATAAAGCATTACACATTAATGAAGAATGAAAAACCACTGAATTTATTGCTTCTCATAAACACCCTACTACTTTTTTCCACTATATCGTAAAAGTATTAAGGAGAGATTTAAAAGATTTGTTATATCCAAAGTACATCAAGTGAAGCAATAAATATTCAGTTTTCTACTGTGAAAAACAGGAAGGATGAAATGCGTCTGTGGAAAGGAGTTGTCAATAGCTAACGCACCCATCAGGTGTGGTAGAACTACGATTCCTTTTCCTTGGAGTAACAGCCGCCATCTCCTTGCCAGAGCACCTGGaagttaaacaaaaaaaacaaaaaaaccctaaataaatataattgcattgaaaaaaaatattgcataaTGCTCCATCTCTAAATCAGCTTTAAAATTTGAAATATCTTAAAGGACGTGCATGCTTTATGTAAAATATTAAAGAAAGTCATTGTCCACTGGATATATATGTTTGGGGGTTTCTTGAGaagtttaaatatttatttaaaaataaaatgaaagagaaaaaaatcactgtcccaaacccTCATTTGTGAAACTCCTCTCTCTCAAATATCATATTTCATTCCTGGAAAATGCCTCTTCCTAGGTAGGGACTATACATAAGAAACTTCAAGTAGAAAAAGATTTAAGGAATTTTTTCGGAGGACGTAAGGAAAATTAACGTACTCCCCCTCTCATCCCTTTTCAAGGTGAATTACCATGTCAAATTAGGAATTATAATTGGATTCGATTATTAAATGCTATTTCTAACGCTTCAAGCTCAAACGCGTCAGTGCTGCTCTAATTTGGCATTTTACACCAAGCTTATGTGTTGCAACCACGTATTTTAAAACCTTTTAGGTGATTTATCGATTTTGGTAGTATGAGGCTGTGACAAGTGGAGGAGAGGACTCAGGATTAGATAAGGAATATGGACAGAAAGCAGATAACGCATGTGGGAGCTGCTATCTTTGCAGCATACAGGAGAGAAGCCCATGTTAGATGTAGTCGTAATGACAGCAGCAGAGGACAGGAAGGAATCTCTACCATTCTTCACATATCAGACAATCCCTTTCATAACCTAATCAAGCTCATTTTAAAGCTGGCTGGGTTTtctgcccccccacacttccATGTGGGAAGCTGTCCCAGAACATCACACTGTTCTTATGTTTAGAAGTCCTCTCGATTTCCAGACTAAATTTGTATATGGGCACTCTATGTCCATTAGTTTGTGTGCCACCTTCTTGGCATTTACCAATCAGATGTATTTACCAAATTTTCTCAGtcttgttagacttgaggcacccctggataggCTCGAGACCcaccagctcttcattttcactcttaTTTTGCcgacagaaaaataagagagtgGGGTTCTTTTCTatagcaaagaactcagaaagaccacaggcgtggatttctatttgaaatctctgggcttatctggTGAAGCACGTTTATAAAACTGACAGTGTTTGCGTTATATGGCAACCCATGGTATcactgaaaggatctcaaagcctccagactgagaatcactgatgtacaGGCAGCAACTATATCCCCTTACAAAAAGCCTAATAAACCAAGCTTTTTTATTCTCCTCCGTATTAAAAGTGTCCAGCTCATTCTAGTAATCCTCCTGTGCACCTGTTCCAGCTGGACTCACCTTGCTCGATACAGACCTTTCCATAGAAAGATGCCCGTCACTGAACAAATGAACTGCTCTCCCAGATCCAAACAGTATTATGGCCATTATGGTGTTCCCCCAAAGGCCAGTACAAGAAGTTTCAAAGCAAGAGTTACATAAAGCAACGCTTTATTTAAGTACTGAATAATCTGCCAGAAGGGGGAGTTTCTTCCTAACCTGTCTGGATTATTGGTTCGGTTATGCTTTGAAGTATAAAGGTTTATAACCTACATTAAAGTTATTGTTATCTTAGTTAATAGGGTGGCAGATATTTGAAGTATCCATGTGAACAGTCAGCCTTGGCTGCATCTTCTAAGATCTTTGCGGCAGAGCTGTCCTGCAACC
This genomic window contains:
- the ESCO2 gene encoding N-acetyltransferase ESCO2 isoform X2, encoding MAMVPAPQLGSVRPVRAPVARHLYFRCSGKEMAAVTPRKRNRSSTTPDGALLALMAPVKKLMRDFGEGLSPAKSSTDHSFASQKKNPRTSRDEDKENQTLPLKSSSSRDLENSPLQTASVPKAACWEFPSKVSPKSGSTYKSVLPAASFYSKEKWYLTPLERKLVKEIRPFSQRNNDGNLPTANKTEKVQVNVKRVRNTSSKASRHPKAVAKTSKKAKLDTVPVKSEVEKKSTNGLVEKKTEDPFRVLSMKVKPMLKLQMGAAFFSTGRKSHSGPKKLPSAPRSLQPLSRSAAEDDQAGLLANAKVCSTDENKIDEASKESKHASGLQKDDQEGVTSISQKDAVCEVEAPLQKINCTLASPSGSSKPLTPGDVDSNEIGSSITCELDDDDDDEIIPSSQSPSENKKGFIYPIFSTFSSNKKRPQPHPDDLASSLRLNPPVTMAHTMQKNSKKTKDLSRDSKAQMIIDAGQKHFGAVVCKSCGMIYTAASPEDEAQHIQHHQRFLEGLKYVSWKRERVVAEFWDGKIVLVLPDDPKYAIRKAEEVRELVDNELGFKQVVLRCPAKIKTYLFVSSEKKIVGCLVAEHIRQAFRVLSEPHAPQSPNQGVLEYHRAWRCSTKPEPAICGISRIWVFSLMRRRSIARRMVDVVRNTFIYGCYLSTAEIAFSDPTPDGKLFATKYCQTPNFLVYNFIS
- the ESCO2 gene encoding N-acetyltransferase ESCO2 isoform X3; translated protein: MRPVSSPVYSHRCSGKEMAAVTPRKRNRSSTTPDGALLALMAPVKKLMRDFGEGLSPAKSSTDHSFASQKKNPRTSRDEDKENQTLPLKSSSSRDLENSPLQTASVPKAACWEFPSKVSPKSGSTYKSVLPAASFYSKEKWYLTPLERKLVKEIRPFSQRNNDGNLPTANKTEKVQVNVKRVRNTSSKASRHPKAVAKTSKKAKLDTVPVKSEVEKKSTNGLVEKKTEDPFRVLSMKVKPMLKLQMGAAFFSTGRKSHSGPKKLPSAPRSLQPLSRSAAEDDQAGLLANAKVCSTDENKIDEASKESKHASGLQKDDQEGVTSISQKDAVCEVEAPLQKINCTLASPSGSSKPLTPGDVDSNEIGSSITCELDDDDDDEIIPSSQSPSENKKAGFIYPIFSTFSSNKKRPQPHPDDLASSLRLNPPVTMAHTMQKNSKKTKDLSRDSKAQMIIDAGQKHFGAVVCKSCGMIYTAASPEDEAQHIQHHQRFLEGLKYVSWKRERVVAEFWDGKIVLVLPDDPKYAIRKAEEVRELVDNELGFKQVVLRCPAKIKTYLFVSSEKKIVGCLVAEHIRQAFRVLSEPHAPQSPNQGVLEYHRAWRCSTKPEPAICGISRIWVFSLMRRRSIARRMVDVVRNTFIYGCYLSTAEIAFSDPTPDGKLFATKYCQTPNFLVYNFIS
- the ESCO2 gene encoding N-acetyltransferase ESCO2 isoform X1, which produces MAMVPAPQLGSVRPVRAPVARHLYFRCSGKEMAAVTPRKRNRSSTTPDGALLALMAPVKKLMRDFGEGLSPAKSSTDHSFASQKKNPRTSRDEDKENQTLPLKSSSSRDLENSPLQTASVPKAACWEFPSKVSPKSGSTYKSVLPAASFYSKEKWYLTPLERKLVKEIRPFSQRNNDGNLPTANKTEKVQVNVKRVRNTSSKASRHPKAVAKTSKKAKLDTVPVKSEVEKKSTNGLVEKKTEDPFRVLSMKVKPMLKLQMGAAFFSTGRKSHSGPKKLPSAPRSLQPLSRSAAEDDQAGLLANAKVCSTDENKIDEASKESKHASGLQKDDQEGVTSISQKDAVCEVEAPLQKINCTLASPSGSSKPLTPGDVDSNEIGSSITCELDDDDDDEIIPSSQSPSENKKAGFIYPIFSTFSSNKKRPQPHPDDLASSLRLNPPVTMAHTMQKNSKKTKDLSRDSKAQMIIDAGQKHFGAVVCKSCGMIYTAASPEDEAQHIQHHQRFLEGLKYVSWKRERVVAEFWDGKIVLVLPDDPKYAIRKAEEVRELVDNELGFKQVVLRCPAKIKTYLFVSSEKKIVGCLVAEHIRQAFRVLSEPHAPQSPNQGVLEYHRAWRCSTKPEPAICGISRIWVFSLMRRRSIARRMVDVVRNTFIYGCYLSTAEIAFSDPTPDGKLFATKYCQTPNFLVYNFIS
- the ESCO2 gene encoding N-acetyltransferase ESCO2 isoform X4, translated to MAAVTPRKRNRSSTTPDGALLALMAPVKKLMRDFGEGLSPAKSSTDHSFASQKKNPRTSRDEDKENQTLPLKSSSSRDLENSPLQTASVPKAACWEFPSKVSPKSGSTYKSVLPAASFYSKEKWYLTPLERKLVKEIRPFSQRNNDGNLPTANKTEKVQVNVKRVRNTSSKASRHPKAVAKTSKKAKLDTVPVKSEVEKKSTNGLVEKKTEDPFRVLSMKVKPMLKLQMGAAFFSTGRKSHSGPKKLPSAPRSLQPLSRSAAEDDQAGLLANAKVCSTDENKIDEASKESKHASGLQKDDQEGVTSISQKDAVCEVEAPLQKINCTLASPSGSSKPLTPGDVDSNEIGSSITCELDDDDDDEIIPSSQSPSENKKAGFIYPIFSTFSSNKKRPQPHPDDLASSLRLNPPVTMAHTMQKNSKKTKDLSRDSKAQMIIDAGQKHFGAVVCKSCGMIYTAASPEDEAQHIQHHQRFLEGLKYVSWKRERVVAEFWDGKIVLVLPDDPKYAIRKAEEVRELVDNELGFKQVVLRCPAKIKTYLFVSSEKKIVGCLVAEHIRQAFRVLSEPHAPQSPNQGVLEYHRAWRCSTKPEPAICGISRIWVFSLMRRRSIARRMVDVVRNTFIYGCYLSTAEIAFSDPTPDGKLFATKYCQTPNFLVYNFIS